From one Streptococcus pneumoniae genomic stretch:
- a CDS encoding rhodanese-related sulfurtransferase, with amino-acid sequence MAKDIRVLLYYKYVPIENAQEFAAEHLAFCKSIGLKGRILVADEGINGTVSGDFETTQKYMDYVHSLPGMEDLWFKIDEEEEQAFKKMFVRYKKEIVHLGLEDNDFDNDINPLETTGAYLSPKEFKEALLDENTVVLDTRNDYEYDLGHFRGAIRPDIRNFRELPQWVRDNKEKFMDKRVVVYCTGGVRCEKFSGWMVREGYKDVGQLHGGIATYGKDPEVRGELWDGKMYVFDERIAVDVNHVDPVVVGKDWFDGTPCERYVNCGNPFCNLRILTSEENEHKYLRGCSHECRVHPRNRYVEAHKLTRAEVAERLAVIGESLDEVVAN; translated from the coding sequence ATGGCAAAAGATATTCGTGTCTTACTGTATTACAAATACGTTCCGATTGAAAATGCGCAAGAATTTGCGGCGGAACATTTGGCATTTTGTAAATCAATCGGCTTAAAAGGTCGTATCCTTGTGGCAGATGAGGGAATCAACGGGACTGTTTCTGGTGATTTTGAAACCACTCAAAAATACATGGATTATGTCCACTCACTTCCTGGTATGGAAGACCTTTGGTTCAAGATTGACGAGGAAGAAGAGCAGGCCTTCAAGAAAATGTTTGTTCGTTACAAGAAAGAAATCGTGCACTTGGGCTTAGAAGATAATGATTTTGACAACGACATCAACCCGCTTGAAACAACAGGTGCCTACCTTTCACCAAAAGAATTTAAAGAAGCTCTTTTGGATGAAAATACGGTTGTTCTGGATACACGTAATGACTACGAATATGACCTCGGTCACTTCCGCGGAGCGATTCGTCCAGACATCCGCAACTTCCGCGAGTTGCCACAATGGGTGCGTGATAACAAGGAAAAATTTATGGACAAACGTGTGGTTGTGTACTGTACCGGTGGTGTCCGTTGTGAGAAATTCTCTGGCTGGATGGTTCGAGAAGGCTACAAAGATGTTGGTCAACTGCACGGTGGAATTGCGACTTATGGAAAAGATCCAGAAGTTCGTGGCGAGCTTTGGGACGGAAAAATGTACGTCTTTGACGAGCGTATCGCTGTTGATGTCAACCATGTAGATCCTGTTGTAGTCGGAAAAGACTGGTTTGATGGCACTCCATGTGAGCGCTATGTCAACTGTGGAAATCCATTCTGTAACCTCCGTATCTTGACATCAGAAGAAAATGAGCACAAATACCTTCGTGGATGTTCACACGAATGCCGTGTTCACCCACGCAACCGCTACGTAGAAGCCCATAAACTCACACGCGCAGAAGTTGCAGAACGCTTGGCAGTTATCGGTGAAAGCTTAGACGA
- a CDS encoding ECF-type riboflavin transporter substrate-binding protein, with protein sequence MKNNSIKNVVAVGIGAALFVVIGLISIPTPVPNTYIQLQYAVQALLAVIFGPVVGFLIGFIGHAIKDALQGGTLWWFWISASAIFGLIVGGVRSKLRVSEGVFDKSGIIRFNVIQVLANAFVWIVVAPFGDVLLYNEPVAKVVTQGVVSTIVNGLTVGIAGTLLILAYTKRQTKLGSLSKED encoded by the coding sequence ATGAAAAATAATTCGATTAAAAATGTTGTTGCAGTAGGGATTGGAGCTGCCTTGTTTGTTGTCATTGGCTTGATCAGTATCCCAACGCCAGTACCAAATACCTATATTCAGTTGCAGTATGCTGTTCAAGCTCTTTTGGCAGTGATTTTTGGTCCAGTTGTCGGTTTCTTAATTGGATTTATCGGACATGCGATTAAGGATGCCCTTCAAGGGGGAACTCTGTGGTGGTTCTGGATTTCGGCCAGTGCGATTTTTGGTCTGATTGTAGGTGGAGTCCGCTCTAAATTACGAGTATCAGAAGGCGTTTTTGATAAAAGTGGCATCATTCGCTTTAATGTTATTCAAGTTCTTGCCAATGCCTTTGTGTGGATTGTCGTTGCACCATTTGGTGATGTTTTATTATATAATGAGCCTGTGGCTAAAGTCGTGACCCAAGGAGTGGTCTCTACGATTGTCAACGGCTTGACTGTTGGTATTGCAGGAACTCTCCTCATCCTAGCCTATACCAAACGCCAAACCAAACTAGGAAGTTTGTCAAAAGAAGATTAA
- a CDS encoding ABC transporter ATP-binding protein, which translates to MDTQYASLDNVVIRVENFDFSYANRKQSHLQIKDLHIAQGECVVLCGKSGSGKSTFLQLINGLIPDYITGQLTGTFTVCGKAVGNYRVEEMAQQVTCVFQQPTKNFFHKTVREELVFPCENQGLAREEILDRLQRVTKASPLADLLDSPISGLSGGQKQLLALSLALMQDTPILVLDEPTAHLDRSGIDLVKDFLKTCKQQGKTLIIAEHRLHYFPDLADRYLYLEDGRLVKDFKKEEFLALSSVERQALGLRSLRLDEALAKIEEKRAMFTAKADFWIQNLHLQAGNHLLGILPDLSLEAGKVTALLGPNGCGKTTLLSYLVGLEEDKTARFTFQDQALSALERLRLSTAILQEVELQLFSASVRDEILLGTAFQGDLAAIFKRLDLQGLEEVHPLSLSGGEQQRVLVASSLATDKQLICFDEPSSGLDFYHMEQVAKVLEDLKQQGYIVLLISHDEELVAAAADIVFDLPTLLDKENLSF; encoded by the coding sequence GTGGATACTCAGTATGCTTCTCTGGATAATGTGGTGATTCGTGTGGAAAACTTTGATTTTTCTTATGCGAATCGTAAGCAGTCACATTTGCAGATTAAGGATTTACACATAGCACAAGGAGAATGTGTGGTTCTCTGTGGAAAAAGTGGCAGTGGTAAATCCACTTTTTTGCAGCTGATAAATGGGCTTATTCCAGATTATATCACAGGACAGCTGACAGGTACGTTTACGGTTTGTGGGAAAGCTGTGGGAAACTATCGGGTGGAAGAGATGGCGCAGCAGGTGACTTGCGTTTTTCAACAGCCGACGAAAAATTTTTTCCACAAAACTGTCCGTGAAGAATTGGTTTTTCCTTGTGAAAATCAAGGTTTAGCTCGTGAGGAGATTTTGGACAGACTCCAGAGAGTTACCAAAGCCAGTCCTTTAGCGGATCTGCTGGATTCTCCCATCAGTGGCTTGTCTGGCGGTCAAAAGCAGCTTTTAGCCTTGAGTCTTGCTCTCATGCAAGATACGCCTATTCTCGTCTTAGATGAGCCAACGGCACATTTGGATCGCTCGGGGATTGATTTGGTCAAGGATTTCTTAAAGACTTGTAAACAACAGGGGAAAACTCTGATCATTGCCGAACATCGCCTGCATTATTTTCCTGACCTTGCTGATCGTTATCTTTATTTGGAGGATGGTCGGCTTGTAAAAGATTTCAAAAAAGAGGAATTCTTGGCATTAAGCTCTGTCGAAAGACAAGCCTTAGGCTTACGAAGTTTGCGACTGGATGAGGCGCTTGCAAAGATAGAAGAAAAGAGAGCGATGTTTACCGCCAAGGCAGACTTTTGGATTCAAAATCTTCATTTGCAAGCTGGCAATCACTTGTTGGGAATTTTGCCAGACTTATCACTAGAAGCTGGTAAAGTCACTGCTCTTTTAGGACCGAATGGGTGTGGAAAAACGACCTTGCTTTCCTATCTTGTAGGATTAGAGGAGGACAAGACTGCCCGATTCACCTTTCAAGATCAAGCTTTGTCAGCTCTTGAGCGTTTGAGGTTGTCCACGGCTATTTTGCAGGAGGTGGAGCTACAGCTTTTTTCAGCGAGTGTGCGAGATGAAATCTTACTAGGAACGGCATTTCAAGGAGATCTAGCAGCTATTTTTAAACGGCTGGACTTACAGGGATTAGAAGAAGTGCATCCTCTGAGTTTATCAGGCGGTGAGCAGCAGAGAGTGCTTGTGGCAAGTAGCTTAGCGACGGATAAACAGTTGATTTGCTTTGACGAACCAAGCTCGGGACTTGATTTTTATCATATGGAGCAAGTGGCAAAGGTGTTAGAAGATTTGAAGCAGCAGGGCTATATCGTTCTTTTGATTTCCCACGATGAGGAATTAGTAGCAGCCGCTGCAGATATTGTTTTTGATTTGCCCACTTTACTTGATAAAGAAAATTTATCATTCTGA
- a CDS encoding S-adenosyl-l-methionine hydroxide adenosyltransferase family protein: protein MQNNLLVLQSDFGLVDGAVSAMIGVALEESPTLKIHHLTHDITPYNIFEGSYRLFQTVNYWPEGTTFVSVVDPGVGSKRKSVVAKTAQNQYIVTPDNGTLSFIKKHVGIVAIREISEVENRRKNTEHSYTFHGRDVYAYTGAKLASGHISFEEVGPELSVEDIVEIPVVETTLGDNFVSGAIDILDVRFGSLWTSITREEFNHLEPAFGDRLEVTIYNNDMLVYQNQVTYGKSFADVRIGQPILYINSLYRVGLAINQGSFAKAYNVGVGQNWHIEIKRIEN from the coding sequence ATGCAAAATAATTTATTAGTTTTACAATCGGACTTTGGCTTAGTGGATGGTGCGGTGTCAGCTATGATTGGGGTAGCATTGGAAGAATCTCCAACGCTTAAAATTCATCATTTGACCCATGATATTACACCTTATAATATCTTTGAAGGCTCTTATCGTCTTTTTCAAACGGTGAATTATTGGCCAGAGGGCACGACTTTTGTGTCTGTGGTAGATCCAGGAGTTGGCTCAAAGCGTAAGAGTGTAGTCGCAAAAACAGCTCAAAATCAATATATTGTAACTCCAGATAATGGGACCCTTTCCTTTATAAAAAAGCATGTCGGAATTGTGGCCATTCGTGAGATTTCAGAAGTGGAAAACCGTCGGAAAAATACCGAACATTCCTATACTTTCCATGGGCGCGATGTCTATGCCTATACAGGGGCTAAACTAGCCAGTGGTCATATCAGCTTTGAAGAAGTCGGTCCTGAGCTAAGTGTGGAAGACATTGTGGAAATCCCAGTAGTGGAAACCACTCTTGGAGATAACTTTGTGAGTGGTGCGATTGACATCTTAGATGTCCGATTTGGGTCACTCTGGACCTCGATTACGCGAGAGGAGTTTAACCACTTAGAACCAGCTTTTGGAGACCGTCTTGAAGTGACGATTTATAATAACGATATGCTGGTTTATCAAAATCAAGTGACCTACGGGAAGTCCTTTGCGGATGTACGGATTGGTCAGCCAATTCTTTATATTAACTCTTTATATCGAGTTGGTTTAGCCATTAACCAAGGGTCATTTGCCAAAGCCTATAATGTCGGAGTCGGACAAAATTGGCATATTGAGATTAAGCGGATTGAAAATTAG
- a CDS encoding energy-coupling factor transporter transmembrane component T: MKYDVRSKVLLVILANLTFLFRVEAEKEWVLIFGFLFLLYLAGKGRIAMIYGLHFLVFLLLLAYGGGLEKIGLGSLLLVATAARLMLPALMAGSLLIQTTSAYELIHGLQKWKVPEVILITLSVMLRFFPLIREDYRAIRQNLRLRGLFLERREILLHLGKYGEYVLVPLLASLVRQVESLVVASMTKGLALKQERTETFVSRFRWIDWGICGWILSMLLWIMW, from the coding sequence ATGAAATATGATGTCAGAAGTAAGGTTTTATTAGTCATTTTGGCTAATCTAACCTTTCTTTTTCGTGTCGAGGCAGAAAAAGAGTGGGTCTTGATTTTTGGTTTCCTTTTCCTCCTTTATTTAGCAGGAAAGGGAAGGATAGCTATGATTTATGGACTCCATTTTCTCGTTTTTTTGCTCTTATTAGCTTATGGTGGTGGTTTGGAGAAAATCGGGCTTGGTTCTCTTCTTCTCGTAGCAACGGCAGCTCGTTTGATGTTGCCAGCCTTGATGGCAGGTAGTCTCCTTATTCAGACCACAAGCGCCTATGAGCTGATTCATGGCTTGCAGAAATGGAAAGTGCCAGAAGTTATCCTTATCACGCTTTCAGTGATGTTGCGTTTTTTTCCCTTGATTCGAGAGGATTACCGCGCCATTCGGCAAAATCTACGCTTGAGAGGACTCTTTTTGGAAAGAAGAGAGATTCTCCTACACTTGGGAAAATATGGAGAATATGTCCTTGTTCCCTTGCTAGCTTCTCTCGTTCGACAGGTGGAAAGTTTAGTTGTGGCTTCTATGACCAAGGGTTTAGCTTTGAAACAAGAGCGGACGGAGACATTTGTGTCTCGTTTTCGATGGATAGATTGGGGGATTTGTGGGTGGATACTCAGTATGCTTCTCTGGATAATGTGGTGA
- a CDS encoding M20/M25/M40 family metallo-hydrolase produces the protein MRFATEEEQIEKFERDEIAQTYLDILRTLIAKKSIFAQKIGLKEVARYLGEVFREAGAEVEVDESYTAPFVIAKFRSTNPSAKTLIFYQHYDTVPADGDQVWTADPFHLSIRDGLMYGRGVDDDKGHITARLTAVKKYLARKEDLPVHVTFIMEGAEESASTDLDRYLEKHKNHLHGADLLVWEQGTKNPKGQLEISGGNKGIVTFDVTVKSADVDIHSSYGGVIDSAAWYLINALASLRGQDGQILVEGLYEDITPPNARELELVEKYASRSAEEFKDIYGLELPVLEKERRALLRRLFFEPSLNIEGLSSGYQGQGVKTILPAEASAKMEVRLVPGLEPQVVLEKIRAQLVKNGFEHVEVIYTLGEKSYRSDMSAPSILNVAHLAEQFYAEGISILPTTIGTGPMHTVYEALEVPMAAFGLGNANSRDHGGDENVTIADYYTHIELMEALIASYE, from the coding sequence ATGCGTTTTGCAACAGAAGAAGAGCAGATTGAAAAGTTTGAGAGAGATGAGATAGCTCAGACCTATCTCGATATTTTACGGACCTTGATTGCCAAGAAGTCTATTTTTGCTCAGAAAATTGGGTTGAAGGAGGTCGCGCGCTACTTAGGAGAGGTGTTTAGAGAGGCTGGTGCTGAGGTTGAGGTAGACGAGTCTTATACGGCACCTTTTGTCATTGCTAAGTTTCGTAGCACGAATCCCTCAGCCAAGACTTTGATTTTCTATCAGCATTATGACACGGTGCCAGCTGATGGTGATCAAGTGTGGACAGCTGATCCTTTTCATCTCTCGATTCGGGATGGTTTGATGTATGGTCGTGGGGTCGATGATGATAAGGGGCATATTACCGCTCGTTTAACAGCTGTGAAGAAATATCTGGCAAGAAAAGAAGATCTGCCTGTGCATGTGACCTTTATCATGGAGGGAGCAGAAGAGTCGGCTTCGACAGATTTGGACAGATATTTAGAAAAGCATAAGAATCACTTGCATGGGGCAGATTTGTTGGTCTGGGAGCAAGGCACGAAAAATCCCAAAGGTCAGCTTGAAATCTCAGGGGGCAATAAAGGAATTGTGACCTTTGATGTTACAGTCAAGAGTGCAGATGTGGATATTCACTCTAGCTATGGAGGGGTGATTGACTCTGCTGCATGGTACCTCATCAATGCTCTTGCTAGTTTACGAGGTCAGGATGGGCAGATTTTAGTAGAAGGCTTGTATGAAGACATCACACCACCAAATGCGCGTGAGCTAGAGTTGGTGGAGAAGTATGCTAGTCGCAGTGCTGAGGAATTTAAGGATATTTATGGCTTGGAATTGCCTGTGCTGGAAAAAGAAAGAAGAGCGCTTCTTCGCCGCCTCTTTTTTGAGCCATCTTTAAATATAGAGGGGCTTTCCTCTGGTTATCAAGGTCAGGGGGTAAAGACCATCTTACCAGCTGAGGCAAGTGCCAAGATGGAAGTCCGCTTGGTTCCAGGGCTTGAGCCACAGGTAGTGTTAGAAAAGATACGGGCTCAGTTGGTGAAAAATGGTTTTGAGCATGTAGAGGTCATCTATACCTTGGGAGAGAAAAGCTATCGCAGCGATATGAGTGCTCCCTCTATTTTAAATGTTGCGCATTTGGCAGAGCAGTTTTACGCAGAAGGCATCAGTATTTTGCCGACGACCATTGGAACTGGTCCCATGCATACAGTCTATGAAGCACTAGAAGTGCCTATGGCAGCTTTTGGTCTTGGAAATGCCAATAGTCGAGATCATGGGGGTGATGAGAATGTCACAATTGCAGATTATTATACCCATATCGAGCTGATGGAAGCCTTGATTGCTAGCTATGAATAA
- a CDS encoding MptD family putative ECF transporter S component, giving the protein MKELTLKDMMLTGAFSALYFLCVGLGTLFAIFFDHSGNMLYAPAFAAVLGGTVYLLLLAKIRKFGAITLMGIVMGVFFFLSGHFFASFLPGLIFGFLADRVAKLYDYRNKLVNSLSFVIFSFVNTGPILLMWFSRKAYISSLIARGKTQAYIERVMVPFTMPSVAWFVATVVVGAFVGALIGSALLKKHFEKAGIIS; this is encoded by the coding sequence ATGAAAGAATTGACCTTAAAGGATATGATGTTGACAGGGGCTTTCTCTGCTCTTTACTTTCTTTGTGTTGGGCTTGGGACTCTTTTTGCCATTTTCTTTGATCATTCGGGAAATATGCTCTATGCTCCTGCTTTTGCAGCGGTTTTAGGGGGTACGGTTTATCTCTTGTTGCTTGCAAAAATCCGCAAGTTTGGAGCGATTACCTTGATGGGGATTGTCATGGGAGTATTTTTCTTCTTATCCGGTCATTTTTTTGCCTCTTTCTTACCGGGTCTCATCTTTGGTTTCTTGGCAGATCGTGTGGCAAAGCTTTATGATTATCGGAATAAGCTGGTCAATAGCTTGTCATTTGTGATTTTTTCCTTTGTCAATACAGGTCCTATCCTCCTCATGTGGTTTAGCCGCAAGGCGTATATCTCCTCTCTAATCGCACGTGGGAAAACACAGGCTTATATTGAGCGCGTGATGGTGCCTTTTACGATGCCGAGTGTAGCTTGGTTTGTAGCAACGGTTGTTGTTGGTGCATTTGTAGGGGCTTTGATTGGCTCTGCGCTATTAAAAAAACATTTTGAAAAAGCAGGAATTATTTCATGA